In one Neobacillus sp. WH10 genomic region, the following are encoded:
- a CDS encoding YrrS family protein yields the protein MSNDFNSNSRSGYRAKRKKTNIVLNSLIVIVLLLIIFVAYNIFASGSDDKAAPKKQEPKTEQKETTQKETATKEKKAKVDKKVDKDDRSTDNAKEDDQESEEASTPEKADESQAVVSDGGSSSNVLKTIQNPSWKPVGTTQSGEHTPTYSGVDWDEMLNAISYATGLDQSNMKVYWLGSDKSTSNASTGTVYSNDKQQKYRVFIKWVDGEGWIPTKVEELAELEK from the coding sequence TTGAGTAATGATTTCAATTCTAATTCGCGTTCAGGATATCGTGCGAAAAGAAAAAAAACGAATATCGTTTTAAATAGTTTAATCGTCATTGTCCTGCTATTGATTATTTTTGTTGCTTATAATATTTTTGCCTCAGGCAGTGATGATAAAGCAGCACCGAAGAAACAAGAACCAAAAACAGAACAAAAAGAAACAACTCAAAAAGAAACAGCAACTAAAGAGAAAAAGGCCAAAGTGGATAAAAAGGTCGATAAGGATGATCGTTCTACTGACAATGCAAAAGAAGATGATCAAGAAAGTGAGGAAGCCTCCACTCCTGAAAAGGCAGATGAATCACAGGCGGTAGTTTCAGACGGGGGCAGTTCTTCGAATGTTCTTAAAACAATCCAGAATCCGAGTTGGAAGCCTGTTGGTACCACCCAATCAGGAGAACACACGCCAACTTATAGTGGTGTTGATTGGGATGAAATGCTGAATGCCATCTCCTATGCAACAGGACTTGACCAGAGTAATATGAAGGTTTATTGGCTAGGTAGTGATAAGTCTACCTCCAATGCATCAACCGGTACAGTATACTCTAATGATAAACAACAAAAATATAGAGTTTTTATTAAATGGGTTGATGGTGAAGGCTGGATACCGACAAAGGTCGAAGAACTAGCTGAACTTGAGAAATAA
- a CDS encoding penicillin-binding transpeptidase domain-containing protein yields MWRRRALGWLFICITSLVLLLVRLMQIQLIETKTFSKHNVNLLEESVKQRTQELVIDNGRGNFLDRNGVMLTHKKVAVLVLFPFLKKMDWEAKKVSEISGISEDVLKIAVEGAKKPFAFGDPQPVELTSSQMERINGLKIPGVFAIEKKFERSEVPAEQLIGLTGENPKELKNRYPNKDLSEKTLLGVSGLEESFDEFLLPEGKSKLVYHVDGSGGPLFGIDVKYVDPANPFYPVNVRTTLDKNLQQKAEGLVERYQIKKGGLVLLDIEDNSVLAMVSRPSINKKDPYSGGGITNMMVKQQIVGSVFKTVVAAAAIDENFDDPTRFFDCSKKINGKPELKYNYGMLDFVTSFSRSCNRTFGELAKELQKTNPHILEDYAAKLSLTGSVGWKGDVYHTSDFKQFADEDKGRVFLSDEARKDANFAAMSGIGQHEVRVTPIAVANMMATIARGGKKEAVRAVSKIEYKNGTTMVDFPEQSIKGDTISPYTAMKLQKLLREVVLNPNGTGRWFKDLPYEVAGKSGTAETGKYEDGKQLHNKWFAGYFPYQNPKYVLVAANLDVVDSEGGVNLLFADMVKMLYEKNHSNEE; encoded by the coding sequence ATGTGGAGAAGACGGGCACTTGGATGGCTTTTCATTTGTATAACAAGTTTGGTGTTGCTTCTAGTGCGCTTAATGCAAATTCAACTGATCGAGACAAAGACATTTTCGAAACATAATGTAAATTTACTTGAGGAAAGTGTCAAACAAAGAACACAGGAGCTGGTGATTGATAATGGCAGAGGCAATTTCCTTGACCGAAATGGGGTCATGCTGACGCACAAAAAGGTTGCTGTTCTAGTCCTTTTTCCATTTTTAAAAAAGATGGATTGGGAGGCTAAAAAGGTTTCTGAGATTTCTGGAATCTCGGAAGATGTGCTGAAAATCGCTGTAGAAGGGGCTAAAAAGCCCTTTGCCTTCGGTGATCCGCAGCCAGTTGAACTGACTTCGTCCCAAATGGAGAGAATTAATGGCTTAAAAATTCCTGGAGTTTTTGCAATTGAAAAGAAGTTTGAACGCTCTGAAGTACCAGCGGAACAGTTAATTGGCCTAACAGGCGAAAATCCAAAGGAATTAAAGAACCGTTATCCAAACAAGGACCTATCGGAGAAGACCTTGCTTGGTGTATCAGGGCTTGAGGAAAGTTTTGATGAATTCCTTCTCCCTGAAGGGAAATCAAAGCTTGTATACCACGTAGATGGCTCTGGAGGACCACTGTTCGGGATCGATGTTAAATATGTTGATCCCGCAAATCCATTTTATCCTGTAAATGTGCGGACAACCCTTGATAAAAACCTCCAGCAGAAAGCAGAGGGTCTTGTTGAACGGTATCAAATAAAAAAAGGCGGCCTGGTTCTTCTCGATATTGAGGACAATAGTGTGCTCGCGATGGTATCACGGCCATCGATTAATAAAAAGGACCCCTATAGCGGCGGGGGGATTACAAATATGATGGTGAAGCAGCAGATTGTCGGCTCCGTATTTAAAACTGTTGTTGCTGCAGCCGCAATCGACGAAAATTTTGATGACCCAACCCGCTTTTTTGACTGCAGTAAAAAAATTAATGGCAAACCGGAACTTAAGTACAATTATGGAATGTTGGATTTTGTGACTAGCTTTTCCAGAAGCTGTAATCGTACATTTGGAGAGCTGGCAAAGGAACTACAAAAGACAAATCCTCATATTCTTGAAGATTATGCGGCTAAATTATCACTTACTGGCTCTGTAGGATGGAAGGGGGATGTTTATCATACAAGTGACTTCAAACAATTTGCAGATGAAGATAAAGGCAGGGTCTTTTTGTCTGATGAGGCAAGAAAAGATGCTAACTTTGCTGCAATGTCTGGAATTGGCCAGCATGAAGTCCGAGTCACCCCTATAGCTGTAGCCAATATGATGGCAACGATTGCTAGAGGCGGTAAAAAAGAGGCAGTAAGAGCTGTTTCAAAAATTGAGTATAAAAACGGAACAACGATGGTTGATTTTCCTGAACAAAGTATAAAAGGAGATACCATTTCTCCTTACACTGCGATGAAGCTGCAAAAGCTGCTTCGGGAAGTGGTATTAAACCCTAATGGTACGGGAAGGTGGTTTAAAGACTTGCCGTATGAGGTGGCAGGTAAATCAGGGACTGCCGAAACAGGAAAATATGAAGATGGGAAGCAACTGCATAATAAATGGTTTGCTGGTTATTTCCCCTATCAAAATCCAAAATACGTCCTTGTAGCCGCGAATTTGGATGTGGTGGATTCGGAGGGTGGGGTTAATTTGTTATTTGCTGATATGGTAAAAATGTTGTATGAAAAAAATCATAGCAATGAGGAGTAA
- the greA gene encoding transcription elongation factor GreA produces MATEKVFPMTQAGKDKLEQELEYLKSVKRKEVVERIKIARSFGDLSENSEYDSAKEEQAFVEGRITTLENMIRNAKIIAEGEMAGDSVTLGRSVTFIELPDGEEETYSIVGSAEADPFEGKISNDSPIAKSLLGKKVGDQVSVQTPGGEMSVRIVSIK; encoded by the coding sequence TTGGCTACAGAGAAAGTATTTCCAATGACACAAGCAGGAAAAGACAAACTTGAACAAGAACTTGAATATTTAAAATCAGTGAAACGTAAAGAAGTGGTAGAAAGAATTAAAATCGCAAGAAGTTTTGGTGATTTATCAGAAAACTCTGAGTACGATTCTGCGAAAGAAGAACAGGCATTTGTTGAGGGCCGAATTACAACATTAGAAAATATGATTCGCAATGCTAAGATTATTGCTGAAGGAGAAATGGCAGGCGATTCTGTAACATTAGGCAGGTCTGTTACATTTATTGAGCTTCCGGATGGGGAAGAAGAAACCTATTCTATTGTGGGTAGTGCTGAGGCAGATCCGTTTGAAGGGAAAATTTCGAACGACTCGCCAATTGCTAAAAGCCTTTTAGGTAAAAAGGTTGGCGATCAAGTATCTGTACAAACACCAGGCGGTGAAATGAGCGTCCGTATTGTCAGCATCAAATAA